Proteins encoded by one window of Microcoleus sp. FACHB-68:
- a CDS encoding chaperonin family protein RbcX, producing MDIKQIAKDTAKVLTSYLTYQAMRTVFAQLSETNPPLALWLQSFSSTGKIQDGEAYLRELLQEKPELAFRLMTVREHLAQEVSEFLPEMVCTGISQANMEHRRRHLERMTQLSVPDTAPQPEMETSSEPNLDNLSS from the coding sequence ATGGATATAAAACAAATCGCCAAAGATACTGCGAAGGTGCTGACTAGCTACCTGACTTATCAAGCGATGCGAACTGTTTTTGCTCAGCTCAGTGAAACGAATCCTCCCTTAGCGCTCTGGTTGCAAAGCTTTTCCTCCACGGGCAAAATCCAAGATGGCGAAGCCTACCTGCGAGAATTACTTCAGGAAAAGCCAGAATTAGCGTTTCGACTGATGACAGTGCGAGAACATCTGGCCCAGGAAGTGTCAGAGTTTTTACCTGAGATGGTTTGCACTGGCATCAGTCAAGCAAATATGGAACACCGCCGACGGCATTTGGAGCGCATGACGCAACTAAGCGTACCTGACACCGCCCCCCAGCCAGAAATGGAAACCTCTTCAGAGCCTAATTTGGATAATTTATCCAGTTAA